One Neomonachus schauinslandi chromosome 9, ASM220157v2, whole genome shotgun sequence DNA segment encodes these proteins:
- the DNAJA4 gene encoding dnaJ homolog subfamily A member 4 yields the protein MGVFPAMLLIVLLSPFPQGKNVVHQLSVTLEDLYNGVTKKLALQKNVICEKCEGVGGKKGSVEKCPLCKGRGMQIHIQQIGPGVVQQIQTVCIECKGQGERISPKDRCDSCSGTKVIREKKIIEVHVEKGMKDGQKILFHGEGDQEPELEPGDVIIVLDQKDHSVFQRRGHDLIMKMKIQLSEALCGFKKTIKTLDDRVLVITSKSGEVIKHGDLRCVRNEGMPIYKAPLEKGTLIIQFLVVFPEKHWLPQDKLAQLEALLPPRQHVRVTDDMDQVELKEFNPSEQNWRQQREAYEEEDDDGPRAGVQCQTA from the exons ATGGGCGTATTTCCTGCCATGTTACTAATTgttctcctttcccctttcccccaagGCAAGAATGTTGTCCATCAGTTGTCTGTAACTCTTGAAGATTTGTATAATGGAGTCACAAAGAAGTTGGCCCTccagaaaaatgtaatttgtgaGAAATGTGAAG GCGTCGGTGGGAAGAAGGGGTCTGTGGAGAAGTGTCCCCTGTGCAAGGGCCGTGGGATGCAGATCCACATCCAGCAGATAGGGCCGGGCGTGGTGCAGCAGATCCAGACCGTGTGCATCGAGTGCAAGGGCCAGGGGGAGCGCATCAGCCCCAAGGACCGCTGCGACAGCTGCAGTGGCACCAAGGTGATCCGCGAGAAGAAGATTATCGAGGTGCACGTGGAAAAAG GTATGAAAGATGGGCAAAAGATACTGTTTCATGGAGAAGGAGATCAGGAGCCTGAGCTGGAGCCTGGTGATGTCATAATTGTGCTTGATCAGAAGGATCATAGTGTCTTTCAGAGGCGAGGCCACGACTtgatcatgaaaatgaaaattcagctTTCTGAAGCCCTCTGTGGCTTCAAGAAGACGATAAAAACGTTGGACGATCGAGTTCTCGTCATCACGTCCAAGTCGG GCGAGGTGATAAAGCATGGTGACCTGAGGTGTGTGCGTAACGAAGGGATGCCCATCTACAAAGCACCCCTGGAGAAGGGGACTCTGATCATCCAGTTTCTA GTCGTCTTTCCCGAGAAACACTGGCTTCCTCAAGACAAGCTTGCGCAGCTGGAGGCCCTGCTGCCCCCGCGGCAGCACGTGAGGGTCACGGACGACATGGACCAGGTGGAGCTGAAGGAGTTCAACCCCAGCGAGCAGAACTGGCGGCAGCAGCGGGAGGCCTACGAGGAGGAGGACGACGACGGGCCGCGGGCCGGGGTGCAGTGCCAGACGGCGTGA